A stretch of the Taeniopygia guttata chromosome 3, bTaeGut7.mat, whole genome shotgun sequence genome encodes the following:
- the CAD gene encoding multifunctional protein CAD isoform X3 has protein sequence MARLVLQDGSVLPGRPFGAVGAAAAGEVVFQTGMVGYPEALTDPSYKAQILVLTYPLVGNYGVPRDEPDAFGLSRWFESSKIHVAALVVGECSETPSHWSASRSLDQWLKEQNIPGLEGVDTRALTKKIREKGTLLGKLVPDGTPEGSLSFEDPNKKHLVQEVSLKAPRVFNPGGSPRVTALDCGLKNNQIRCLCKRGAAVTVVPWDHLLDPADFDGLFISNGPGDPQLCQETVSNLCQLLDAPQPKPIFGICLGHQLLALALGACTYKMKYGNRGHNQPCLHEDTQRCFITAQNHGFAVQAGSLPPGWLPLFTNANDRSNEGLVHQHKPFFSVQFHPEHCAGPTDLEGLFDVFLEAAQDLRDGHGTARTVRERLRDWLTYTKAPAVDLEAARPRKVLILGSGGLSIGQAGEFDYSGSQAIKALKEENIQTVLINPNIATVQTSKGLADKVYFLPITPEYVSQVIRNERPDGVLLTFGGQTALNCGVELTKAGVLERYRVRVLGTPVASIEMTEDRKVFAEKMEEIGEHVAPSEAAASLEQAQAAAERLGYPVLVRSAYALGGLGSGFANSREELVALVSQAFTHTSQVLVDKSLKGWKEIEYEVVRDAYNNCITVCNMENLDPLGIHTGESIVVAPSQTLNDTEYFMLRRTAIKVVQHLGIVGECNIQFALNPESEQYYIIEMNARLSRSSALASKATGYPLAYVAAKLALGIPLPVLRNSVTNSTTANFEPSLDYCVVKIPRWDLSKFLRVSTKIGSSMKSVGEVMAIGRNFEEAFQKALRMVDENCVGFDHTVKPVSDMELETPTDKRIFVLAAALRAGYSIERLYELTKIDRWFLHKMKNITDHAVLLESYRGEQGTMPPAVLKRAKQLGFSDKQVALAVLSTELAVRKMRHDLKILPVVKQIDTVAAEWPAQTNYLYLTYNGSEHDLAFREPHVMVIGSGVYRIGSSVEFDWCAVGCIQELRKMGFKTIMVNYNPETVSTDYDMCDRLYFDEISFEVVMDIYELENPEGVILSMGGQLPNNIAMALHRQQCRILGTSPEAIDSAENRFKFSRLLDSIGISQPLWKKLSNMESAKHFCCKVGYPCVVRPSYVLSGAAMNVAYSDSDLEKFLSNAVAVSKEQPVVISKFIQEAKEIDVDAVACDGVVVAIAISEHVENAGVHSGDATLVTPPQDITSKTLERIKAIVHAIGQELQVTGPFNLQLIAKDDQLKVIECNVRVSRSFPFVSKTLGVDLVALASQVIMGEDVEPVGLMTGTGIVGVKVPQFSFSRLAGADVVLGVEMTSTGEVACFGENRCEAYLKAMLSTGFKIPKKNILLTIGSYKNKSELLPTVRTLENLGYNLYASLGTADFYTEHGIKVKAVDWHFEEADSSEAGARETQRSILDYLAENHFEMVINLSMRNSGGRRLSSFVTKGYRTRRLAVDYSVPLIIDIKCTKLFVEALGQIGAAPPLKMHVDCMTSQKLIRLPGLIDVHVHLREPGGTHKEDFASGTAAALAGGVTMVCAMPNTSPAVTDATSFALAQKLAEAGARCDFALFLGASLDNAGTLGPLAGAAAGLKMYLNDTFSTLRMDDMSLWMEHLEQWPRHLPIVAHAERQTLAAVLMVAQLYQRPVHICHVARREEILLIKAAKQRGMPVTCEVAPHHLFLSQDDLGRLGKGRAAVRPELGTRQDVEALWENMDIIDCFATDHAPHTLEEKQGQEPPPGYPGLETMLPLLLTAVSEGRLSVEDIVQRLYENPRKIFGLPAQEDTYVEVDLEQEWIIPSSTVFSKARWTPFEGMQVKGTVRRVVLRGEVAYIDGQVLVPPGYGQDVKKWTSGAALLPHGAPTKESVKTSEPSRHVAGDVLRGRAPSPRRPGPVGEGRFHLPPHIHRASDPGLPAFQRLGAAHRPGARGTDEDTREKGSRRPAELDSAAVQDNLFHPLGPVPRQVSPQRAPQTSSALHPAAAMVGQHVLSVRQFSKDQLSHLFNVAHTLRLLVQKERSVEILKGKVMATMFYEVSTRTSSSFAAAMSRLGGSVVSFSEATSSVQKGESLADSVQTMCCYADVLVLRHPQPGAVELAARHCRKPVINAGDGVGEHPTQAMLDIFTIREELGTVNGMTITMVGDLKHGRTVHSLARLLTLYRVNLRYVTPPGLRMPSDITSFVASRGIQQEEFGSIEEALPDTDVLYMTRIQKERFQRAEDYEACFGQFILTPHIMTRAKERMVVMHPLPRVNEISVEVDSDPRAAYFRQAENGMYIRMALLATVLGRY, from the exons ATGGCCCGGCTGGTGCTGCAGGACGGGTCGGTGCTGCCCGGCCGCCCCTTCGGGGCTGTcggggccgccgccgcggggGAAGTCG TGTTCCAGACCGGCATGGTGGGGTACCCCGAGGCCCTCACCGACCCCTCCTACAAGGCGCAGATCCTGGTGCTTACCTACCCGCTGGTCGGTAACTACGGAGTGCCCCGGGACGAGCCCGACGCCTTCGGCCTCAGCAGG TGGTTTGAGTCCAGCAAGATCCATGTGGCCGCGCTGGTGGTGGGCGAGTGCTCAGAGACCCCCAGCCACTGGAGCGCATCCCGCTCCCTGGACCAATGGCTGAAGGAACAGAACATCCCTGGGCTGGAAG GGGTGGATACCCGGGCGCTGACAAAGAAGATCCGCGAGAAGGGGACGCTGCTGGGGAAGCTGGTGCCAGATGGGACCCCCGAGGGGAGCCTCTCCTTTGAGGACCCCAACAAGAAGCACCTGGTGCAGGAAGTGTCGCTGAAG GCACCACGAGTGTTCAACCCGGGCGGGTCACCGCGGGTCACGGCCCTCGACTGCGGCCTGAAGAACAACCAAATACGGTGCCTGTGCAAGCGGGGGGCTGCTGTCACTGTGGTGCCCTGGGACCACCTCCTGGACCCTGCAG ACTTTGACGGGCTGTTCATCAGCAATGGCCCCGGGgacccacagctctgccaggagaCAGTGTCCAACCTATGCCAGCTGCTGGATGCACCCCAGCCCAAGCCCATTTTTGGCATCTGCCTGGGACACCAGCTGCTTGCCCTGGCGCTCGGTGCCTGCACCTACAAGATGAA GTACGGGAACCGTGGGCACaaccagccctgcctgcacgAGGACACGCAGCGCTGCTTCATCACGGCGCAGAACCACGGCTTCGCGGTGCAGGCGGGCAGCCTCCCGCCCGGCTGGCTGCCGCTCTTCACCAACGCCAACGACCGCTCCAACGAGGGCCTCGTCCACCAGCACAAGCCCTTCTTCAG TGTCCAGTTTCACCCCGAGCACTGCGCCGGCCCCACGGACCTGGAGGGTCTCTTTGATGTCTTCCTGGAGGCGGCACAGGACCTGCGGGACGGGCACGGCACCGCCCGGACAG TGCGGGAGCGCCTGCGGGACTGGCTGACCTACACCAAGGCACCAGCAGTGGACTTGGAGGCAGCCCGGCCCCGCAAGGTGCTGATCCTGGGCTCCGGTGGCCTTTCCATCGGGCAGGCAGGCGAGTTCGATTACTCAGGGTCACAG GCCATCAAAGCACTGAAGGAGGAGAACATCCAGACGGTGCTGATCAACCCCAACATCGCCACAGTGCAGACCTCCAAGGGGCTGGCAGACAAGGTGTACTTCCTGCCCATCACCCCTGAGTACGTCAGCCAG GTGATCCGGAATGAGCGGCCTGATGGGGTGCTGCTGACCTTTGGGGGGCAGACAGCCCTCAACTGTGGCGTGGAGCTGACCAAGGCGGGTGTTCTGGAGCGTTACCGTGTGCGGGTGCTGGGCACTCCCGTTGCCTCCATTGAGATGACGGAGGATCGCAAGGTCTTCGCGGAGAAGATGGAGGAGATCGGGGAGCACGTGGCGCCCAGCGaggctgctgcctccctggagCAG gcacaggctgccGCTGAGCGCTTGGGCTACCCGGTGCTGGTGCGCTCCGCCTACGCCCTGGGGGGACTGGGCTCTGGCTTTGCCAACAGCCGGGAGGAGCTGGTGGCTCTGGTGAGCCAGGCCTTCACCCACACCTCCCAGGTGCTGGTGGACAAGTCCCTGAAAGGCTGGAAGGAGATTGAGTACGAGGTAGTGCGAGACGCCTACAACAACTGCATCACG GTGTGCAACATGGAGAACCTGGACCCGCTGGGGATCCACACGGGCGAGTCCATTGTGGTGGCGCCCAGCCAGACCCTCAATGACACCGAGTACTTCATGCTGAGGCGCACAGCCATCAAGGTGGTGCAGCACCTGGGCATCGTGGGCGAGTGCAACATCCAGTTTGCCCTCAACCCCGAGTCAGAGCAG TACTACATCATCGAGATGAACGCCCGGCTCTCCCGCAGCTCGGCCCTGGCCAGCAAGGCGACTGGTTACCCGCTGGCCTATGTGGCTGCCAAACTTGCCTTGGGCATCCCCCTGCCCGTCCTCAG GAACTCCGTCACCAACTCCACCACGGCCAACTTTGAGCCCAGCCTGGACTACTGCGTGGTGAAGATCCCACGCTGGGACCTCAGCAAGTTCCTGCGCGTCAGCACCAAGATCGGCAGCTCCATGAAGAGCGTGG GGGAAGTCATGGCCATTGGGAGGAACTTCGAGGAGGCGTTCCAGAAAGCTCTGAGGATGGTGGATGAGAACTGTGTGGGCTTTGATCACACAGTGAAGCCGGTCTCAGACATG gagctggagacaCCGACGGACAAGCGAATCTTCGTGCTGGCAGCGGCGCTGCGGGCCGGGTACTCCATCGAGCGGCTCTATGAGCTGACCAAGATTGACCGCTGGTTCCTGCACAAGATGAAGAACATCACGGACCACGCGGTGCTGCTGGAGTCGTACCGTGGGGAGCAGGGCACCATGCCGCCCGCCGTGCTCAAGCGCGCCAAGCAGCTCGGCTTCTCCGATAAGCAGGTGGCCCTGGCCGTGCTCAG CACCGAGCTGGCCGTGCGCAAGATGCGGCACGACCTGAAGATCCTGCCAGTGGTGAAGCAGATCGACACTGTGGCAGCAGAGTGGCCAGCCCAAACCAACTACCTGTACCTGACCTACAATGGCTCTGAGCACGACCTGGCCTTCCGTGAGCCCCACGTCATGGTCATTGGCTCCGGTGTCTACCGCATCGGCAGCAGCGTCGAGTTTGACTGGTGTGCTGTTGGCTGCATCCAGGAGCTCCGCAAG ATGGGCTTCAAGACAATCATGGTGAACTACAACCCTGAGACAGTGAGCACCGATTATGACATGTGTGATCGCCTCTACTTCGACGAGATCTCCTTTGAG GTGGTGATGGACATCTACGAGCTGGAGAACCCTGAGGGTGTGATCCTGTCCATGGGCGGGCAGCTGCCCAATAACATCGCCATGGCCCTGCACCGGCAGCAGTGCCGCATCCTGGGCACCTCCCCGGAGGCCATAGACTCGGCCGAGAACCGCTTCAAGTTCTCCCGCCTGCTCGACTCCATCGGCATCAGCCAGCCTCTCTGGAAGAAGCTCTCCAACATGGAG TCAGCCAAGCACTTCTGCTGCAAGGTGGGGTACCCCTGTGTCGTGCGCCCTTCCTACGTGCTGAGCGGTGCCGCCATGAACGTGGCGTACTCGGACAGCGATCTGGAGAAGTTCCTGAGCAACGCTGTGGCTGTGTCCAAGGAGCAGCCTGTTGTCATTTCCAAGTTCATCCAGGAGGCCAAG GAGATTGACGTGGACGCGGTGGCCTGTGACGGTGTGGTGGTGGCCATCGCCATCTCGGAGCACGTGGAGAACGCTGGAGTGCACTCGGGCGATGCCACACTGGTGACCCCCCCGCAGGACATCACCTCCAAGACACTGGAGCGCATCAAGGCCATTGTCCACGCCattgggcaggagctgcaggtcaCAGGGCCCTTCAACCTGCAGCTCATCGCCAAG GATGACCAGCTGAAGGTGATAGAGTGCAATGTTCGTGTCTCCCGCTCCTTCCCCTTCGTCTCCAAGACCTTGGGTGTGGACTTGGTGGCTCTGGCCAGCCAGGTGATCATGGGTGAGGATGTGGAGCCTGTGGGGCTGATGACGGGCACAGGCATCGTTGGTGTCAAG gtgccccagTTCTCCTTCTCACGCCTGGCGGGCGCTGATGTGGTGCTGGGTGTGGAGATGACCAGCACAGGTGAGGTTGCCTGTTTTGGGGAGAACCGCTGCGAGGCGTATCTGAAGGCCATGCTCAGCACTGGCTTCAAGATCCCCAAGAAGAACATTCTGCTGACCATAGGCAGCTACAAG AACAAGAGTGAGCTGCTGCCCACGGTACGGACGCTGGAGAACCTTGGCTACAACCTGTATGCCAGCCTCGGCACCGCCGACTTCTACACCGAGCACGGCATCAAG gtgAAGGCTGTGGACTGGCACTTTGAGGAGGCAGACAGCAGTGAGGCTGGTGCCCGGGAGACCCAGCGCAGCATCCTGGACTACCTGGCCGAGAACCACTTTGAGATGGTCATTAACCTGTCCATGCGCAACTCGGGGGGCCGCCGGCTCTCCTCCTTCGTCACCAAGGGGTACCGCACCCGGCGCTTGGCTGTCGACTACTCCGTGCCCCTCATCATCGACATCAAGTGCACAAAGCTCTTCGTGGAG GCACTGGGCCAGATTGGGGCAGCCCCCCCACTGAAGATGCACGTGGACTGCATGACATCCCAGAAACTCATCCGTCTGCCAG GCCTGATCGATGTCCACGTCCACCTCCGTGAGCCGGGTGGCACCCACAAGGAGGACTTTGCGTCAGGCACGGCAGCCGCCCTGGCCGGGGGTGTCACTATGGTGTGTGCCATGCCCAacaccagccctgctgtcaccgATGCCACCTCTTTCGCCTTGGCACAGaag CTGGCTGAGGCCGGGGCTCGCTGCGATTTTGCCCTCTTCCTGGGGGCTTCCTTGGACAACGCTGGCACTCTGGGCCCCCTGGCTGGCGCAGCCGCCGGGCTCAAGATGTACCTGAACGACACCTTCTCCACCCTGCGCATGGACGACATGTCGCTGTGGATGGAG CACCTGGAGCAGTGGCCGCGGCACCTGCCCATCGTGGCCCACGCAGAGCGGCAGACGTTGGCCGCCGTGCTGATGGTGGCCCAGCTGTACCAGCGCCCTGTCCACATCTGCCACGTGGCCCGCAGGGAGGAG ATCCTCCTCATCAAGGCGGCCAAGCAGAGGGGCATGCCGGTGACGTGTGAGGTGGCCCCGCACCACCTGTTCCTGAGCCAGGACGACCTGGGGCGCCTGGGGAAGGGCCGTGCAGCCGTGCGGCCGGAGCTGGGCACCCGCCAGGATGTGGAGGCGCTCTGGGAGAACATGGACATCATCGACTGCTTTGCCACTGACCACG CACCCCACACGCTGGAGGAGAAGCAGGGGCAGGAGCCACCCCCGGGGTACCCTGGCCTGGAGACgatgctgccgctgctgctgacGGCCGTCTCTGAGGGGAGACTCAGCGTGGAGGACATTGTCCAGCGCCTCTATGAGAACCCTCGCAAGATCTTTGGGCTACCAGCGCAAGAGGACACCTATGTGGAG GTGGACCTGGAGCAGGAATGGAtcatccccagcagcacagtctTCTCCAAGGCCCGCTGGACCCCCTTTGAGGGCATGCAGGTCAAGGGGACAGTGCGGAGGGTAGTCCTGCGTGGGGAGGTTGCCTACATCGATGGGCAG gtGCTGGTGCCCCCTGGCTATGGACAGGATGTGAAGAAATGGACCtcaggagctgcactgctgccaCATGGTGCCCCCACCAAGGAGAGTGTGAAG ACCTCTGAGCCGTCCCGGCACGTGGCTGGTGACGTGCTGCGTGGACGAGCCCCCAgcccccgccggcccggccccgtgGGTGAGGGACGCTTCCACCTCCCGCCCCACATCCACCGAGCCTCGGACCCCGGGCTGCCAG CATTCCAGAGGCTGGGAGCCGCGCACCGCCCGGGCGCCCGAGGCACCG ATGAGGACACGCGTgagaagggcagcaggaggCCAGCGGAACTGG ATTCAGCGGCGGTCCAAGACAACCTCTTCCACCCACTGGGCCCTGTCCCGCGCCAGGTGTCCCCTCAGCGCGCCCCCCAGACCTCCTCGGCGCTGCACCCCGCCGCTGCCATGGTTGGGCAGCACGTCCTCTCTGTCCGGCAGTTCTCCAAGGATCAG CTGTCCCACCTGTTCAACGTGGCGCACACCCTGCGCTTGCTGGTGCAGAAGGAGCGGAGCGTGGAGATCCTCAAG GGGAAGGTGATGGCGACCATGTTCTACGAGGTGAGCACGCGGACCAGCAGCTCCTTCGCAGCGGCCATGAGCCGGCTGGGTGGCTCTGTCGTGTCCTTCTCGGAGGCCACCTCCTCGGTGCAGAAGGGCGAGTCGCTGGCGGACTCTGTGCAGACCATGTGCTGCTACGCCGATGTGCTGGTGCTGCGGCACCCCCAGCCTGGCGCTGTCGAG CTGGCCGCCAGGCACTGCCGCAAGCCGGTGATCAACGCCGGGGACGGCGTGGGGGAGCACCCCACGCAGGCAATGCTGGACATCTTCACCATCCGCGAGGAGCTGGGCACGGTCAACGGGATGACG ATCACCATGGTGGGTGACCTGAAGCACGGGCGCACGGTGCACTCCCTTGCCCGCCTGCTCACCCTGTACCGCGTCAACCTGCGCTACGTGACCCCTCCGGGGCTCCGCATGCCCTCCGACATCACCAGCTTCGTGGCTTCCAGGGGCATCCAGCAG GAGGAGTTTGGGAGCATCGAGGAAGCGCTGCCGGACACAGATGTGCTCTACATGACCCGCATCCAGAAGGAGCGCTTCCAGCGGGCCGAGGACTACGAGGCT TGCTTCGGGCAGTTCATCCTCACGCCCCACATCATGACCCGGGCCAAGGAGAGGATGGTGGTGATGCACCCCCTGCCCCGTGTCAACGAGATCAG CGTGGAGGTGGACTCGGACCCGCGGGCCGCGTACTTCCGGCAGGCGGAGAACGGGATGTACATCCGCATGGCGCTGCTGGCCACGGTGCTGGGCCGTTACTGA